Proteins encoded together in one Anguilla anguilla isolate fAngAng1 chromosome 9, fAngAng1.pri, whole genome shotgun sequence window:
- the wnt11 gene encoding protein Wnt-11 yields MRRTFQPLPLCLLSLLLLSQHCSAIKWLAISRTPPSLHVNQTQHCKQLQGLVSSQVQLCRSNLELMQTIIQAAREVKKTCQKTFADMRWNCSSIESGPPYLPDLERGTREAAFVYALSAAAISHTIARACTSGDLRLCSCGPVPGEIPEPGYRWGGCADNLHYGLVMGSKFSDAPMKMKKSGSHANKLMHLHNSEVGRQALRDALEMKCKCHGVSGSCSIRTCWRGLQDLKDIAMDLKTKYLSATKVVHRPMGTRKQLVPKDIDIRPVRDNELVYLQSSPDFCSKNEKLGSVGTQDRQCNKTSNGSDSCDLMCCGRGYNPYTEKLVERCHCKYHWCCYVTCKKCERTVERYVCK; encoded by the exons ATGAGAAGAACATTTCAGCCTCTGCCACTGTGTCTCCTCTCGCTGTTGCTGCTGTCCCAGCACTGCTCTGCAATCAAATGGCT GGCCATATCGCGGACGCCCCCCTCGCTGCACGTCAACCAGACGCAGCACTGCAAGCAGCTGCAGGGCCTGGTCTCGTCGCAGGTGCAGCTGTGCCGCAGCAACCTGGAGCTCATGCAGACCATCATCCAGGCCGCACGCGAGGTCAAGAAGACCTGCCAGAAGACCTTCGCCGACATGCGATGGAACTGCTCGTCCATCGAGAGCGGGCCGCCGTACCTCCCGGACCTCGAGAGAG GCACGCGAGAGGCCGCTTTCGTGTACGCCCTGTCGGCGGCCGCCATCAGCCACACCATCGCCCGGGCCTGCACGTCGGGCGACCTGCGCCTGTGCTCCTGCGGGCCCGTCCCCGGGGAGATCCCGGAGCCCGGCTACCGCTGGGGCGGCTGCGCCGACAACCTGCACTACGGCCTGGTCATGGGCTCCAAGTTCTCCGACGCCCCGATGAAGATGAAGAAGTCCGGCTCCCACGCCAACAAGCTGATGCACCTGCACAACAGCGAAGTGGGCAGACAG GCTCTTCGGGACGCCCTGGAGATGAAGTGCAAGTGCCACGGCGTTTCGGGTTCCTGCTCCATCAGGACCTGCTGGAGGGGACTGCAGGACCTGAAGGACATCGCCATGGACCTGAAGACCAAGTACCTGTCCGCCACCAAGGTGGTCCACCGGCCCATGGGCACGCGCAAGCAGCTGGTCCCCAAAGACATCGACATCCGGCCGGTGAGGGACAACGAGCTGGTCTACCTCCAGAGCTCGCCCGACTTCTGCTCCAAGAACGAGAAGCTGGGATCCGTTGGCACTCAGGACAG GCAGTGTAACAAGACCTCCAACGGCAGCGACAGCTGTGACTTGATGTGCTGCGGCCGGGGCTACAACCCCTACACGGAGAAGCTGGTGGAGAGGTGCCACTGCAAATACCACTGGTGTTGCTATGTGACATGTAAGAAATGCGAGAGGACGGTGGAGAGATACGTGTGCAAATAA